A DNA window from Daucus carota subsp. sativus chromosome 3, DH1 v3.0, whole genome shotgun sequence contains the following coding sequences:
- the LOC108211633 gene encoding uncharacterized protein LOC108211633, protein MILNYWSCMYSSYSGPLISCRRAVGVCCLASSCNENGQQVRTQLDKLHFEADTARAKANRARSRLIRLSEAAEMLQRQALTCIRSGRENDARDLLVRKKKVMQALENSKRRIDLLDELSAKLNEAISLKENQLVNAVTADVNVGKEVSSHDIHIVPPKEEIIVDTVESEGLDMNFLELRNESLSQVHPDCQAEQSSTSDTKDPEGTLIMNRQSETTSGSSLREISSYENFLEHLDQQLNNIEEELDTFLRFSNIILEGEGTSINLKLQQAGEILEGVSQIRKRIRAMKQSAVEIK, encoded by the exons ATGATACTAAATTATTGGAGTTGTATGTATAGCTCTTATTCTGGTCCACTTATAAGCTGCAGAAGAGCAGTGGGAGTGTGTTGTTTGGCTTCTTCTTGTAATGAAAATGGACAGCAAGTCAGGACCCAACTGGACAAGCTTCACTTTGAGGCAGATACTGCTAGAGCTAAAG CTAATAGGGCAAGATCGAGGCTTATCCGACTGTCTGAAGCAGCAGAGATGCTTCAAAGGCAGGCATTAACCTGCATTCGAAGCGGAAGGGAAAATGACGCGAGAGATCTACTTGTTAGGAAAAAGAAGGTTATGCAAGCCTTGGAAAATTCAAAGAGACGTATTGATTTGCTTGATGAGCTTTCTGCAAAGTTAAATGAA gCAATTTCACTGAAGGAAAATCAGCTAGTTAATGCTGTCACTGCAGATGTTAATGTTGGGAAAGAGGTTTCATCGCATGACATTCATATTGTCCCTCCTAAGGAGGAAATTATAGTAGATACTGTTGAAAGTGAAGGATTAGATATGAATTTCCTAGAGCTTCGTAATGAGTCGCTATCTCAAGTTCACCCAGATTGTCAAGCAGAACAATCCTCTACTAGTGATACAAAAGATCCAGAAGGAACTTTGATTATGAACCGTCAGAGTGAAACTACTTCGGGTAGTAGCTTGAGAGAAATATCCTCTTATGAGAATTTTTTGGAGCACTTGGATCAGCAGCTTAATAATATAGAAGAAGAACTGGAtacatttttaagattttctaacATAATATTGGAAGGTGAAGGAACGTCAATAAATCTGAAGTTACAGCAAGCCGGGGAAATACTAGAGGGCGTTTCTCAAATTAGAAAGAG GATTAGAGCTATGAAGCAGTCAGCAGTGGAGATCAAATAG